One Alligator mississippiensis isolate rAllMis1 chromosome 16, rAllMis1, whole genome shotgun sequence genomic region harbors:
- the SPATA19 gene encoding spermatogenesis-associated protein 19, mitochondrial — MIISLWTTYIMARKVAGFPLPACKAQDTEVMEMETVSVLEHWLRKIEEEASKLFKQKLEGKAETRSETRSENGTENRMGPADTGMTRSQMVQVSNSRLPELAASNHSLSDGRTKVQFIRWSRTQVYRVQSDMREEAMQERLDQIRNSVSQLMIQAMHDNLSNTDIRATLSS, encoded by the exons ATGATTATTTCCTTGTGGACCACATATATCATGGCCCGTAAAGTAGCTGGCTTCCCGCTCCCAGCCTGCAAGGCTCAG GATACTGAAGTGATGGAGATGGAGACGGTGTCTGTGCTGGAGCACTGGCTGAGGAAG ATCGAAGAAGAAGCTTCCAAGCTCTTTAAGCAGAAATTGGAAGGCAAAGCAGAAACCAGGTCAGAAACCAGATCAGAAAACGGGACAGAGAACAGGATGGGCCCTGCTGATACAGGAATGACCAGGTCACAG ATGGTTCAAGTCTCTAACAGCAGACTGCCGGAGTTGGCGGCATCTAACCATTCTCTTTCGGACGGGAGAACAAAGGTCCAGTTCATACGATGGAG CCGCACCCAGGTCTATCGTGTCCAGAGTGACATGAGAGAGGAAGCCATGCAAGAGAGGCTGGATCAAATCCGGAACAG TGTATCCCAGCTCATGATCCAAGCTATGCACGACAACTTGTCAAACACTGACATCCGGGCCACTCTTTCAAGCTGA